A window from Hypomesus transpacificus isolate Combined female unplaced genomic scaffold, fHypTra1 scaffold_218, whole genome shotgun sequence encodes these proteins:
- the rassf7a gene encoding ras association domain-containing protein 7 isoform X1, with amino-acid sequence MELKVWVDGVVRVVCGLSEETSCQDVVIALAQAIGQTGRYVLIQRLRDSERQLLATERPLESLAKLGQHGNEVQFVLRRTGPSSSDAPGPHQDRPSPLTLPKHPEPELPKRTQPKKSLTFNLGPSTSPRAKVRRSPHDSLHSPERRASPSPVPHPPSPSPSPPAGPSKDEVFRQVLQQQERLRAMESQLESLERESRAWERPSPVPSASPVPEARLQEELEVLDQAVRRNQAELAYEPFWEEELRAEAEKEHGMKRRLGELHAKMDDCGRRLHDLDARSAHLEQEIQRESREGGATAGGPNPMWPEESVSAAKVELQSQEKQGEELEAELSEMNRALGKAESMLQSKQEELEELNKELRQCNLQQFIQQAGVLPAHSHSRTDLHELEQLELAALLQDGYRNGGLSLPPSESPPRPTAKQFLGHPRNLQNPLVSSLNPEVAVARGCSSCTRTLVSTSCPSSPLPPPSPPGHTGGLGLSRP; translated from the exons ATGGAGCTAAAGGTGTGGGTGGACGGAGTGGTGCGGGTCGTATGTGGCCTATCAGAGGAGACGTCCTGCCAGGATGTGGTCATCGCTCTTGCCCAAGCTATTG GTCAGACGGGTCGCTATGTTCTGATCCAGCGCCTCAGGGACAGTGAGAGGCAGCTGCTGGCCACAGAGAGGCCCCTGGAGTCCCTGGCCAAGCTGGGCCAACACGGCAACGAAGTCCAGTTCGTCCTGCGGAGGACCGGCCCCAGCAGCAGTGACGCCCCCGGGCCCCACCAGGACCGGCCCAGCCCTCTGACCCTTCCCAAACACCCGGAGCCAGAACTGCCCAAACGCACCCAGCCCAAGAAGTCCCTCACCTTCAACCTgggcccctccacctcccccagagCCAAGGTACGGAGGTCCCCACATgactccctccactcccccgaGCGGAGggcctcccccagccccgtCCCCCACCCGCCGTCCCCCAGCCCCTCGCCCCCGGCGGGCCCGTCCAAAGACGAGGTGTTCCGCCAGGTTCTCcagcagcaggagagactgAGGGCCATGGAGTCCCAGCTGGAGTCCCTGGAGAGGGAGTCCCGAGCCTGGGAGCGCCCCTCGCCggtcccctctgcctcccctgtGCCGGAGGCCCGActccaggaggagctggaggttcTGGATCAGGCGGTGCGGAGGAACCAGGCGGAGCTGGCCTACGAGCCGTtctgggaggaggagctgcGGGCCGAGGCGGAGAAGGAGCACGGGATGAAGAGGCGACTGGGGGAGCTCCACGCCAAGATGGACGACTGCGGGCGGCGACTCCACGACCTCGACGCGCGCTCCGCCCACCTGGAGCAGGAGATCCAACGGGAGAGCCGGGAGGGCGGGGCCACGGCTGGGGGGCCCAATCCGATGTGGCCCGAGGAGTCGGTGAGCGCCGCGAAGGTGGAGCTTCAGAGCCAGGAGAAGCAGGGCGAGGAGCTGGAGGCGGAGTTATCGGAGATGAACAGGGCTCTGGGGAAGGCGGAGTCTATGCTGCAg AGCaagcaggaggagctggaggagctgaacaAGGAGTTGAGGCAGTGTAACCTGCAGCAGTTCATCCAGCAGGCCGGGGTCCTGCCGGCTCACTCCCACTCCCGCACAGACCTCCACGAGCTGGAACAGCTGGAGCTGGCCGCCCTGCTGCAGGACGGCTACAGGAACGGAG GCCTGTCCCTGCCCCCGTCGGAGTCTCCTCCGCGGCCCACGGCCAAGCAGTTCCTGGGACACCCCCGCAACCTGCAGAACCCCCTGGTGTCCAGCCTGAACcctgagg TAGCCGTGGCCCGGGGCTGCTCAAGCTGTACTCGGACACTCGTGAGCacttcctgcccctcctcccccctccccccgccctctcccccCGGTCACACAGGTGGACTGGGGCTCTCTCGCCCTTGA
- the rassf7a gene encoding ras association domain-containing protein 7 isoform X2 — translation MELKVWVDGVVRVVCGLSEETSCQDVVIALAQAIGQTGRYVLIQRLRDSERQLLATERPLESLAKLGQHGNEVQFVLRRTGPSSSDAPGPHQDRPSPLTLPKHPEPELPKRTQPKKSLTFNLGPSTSPRAKVRRSPHDSLHSPERRASPSPVPHPPSPSPSPPAGPSKDEVFRQVLQQQERLRAMESQLESLERESRAWERPSPVPSASPVPEARLQEELEVLDQAVRRNQAELAYEPFWEEELRAEAEKEHGMKRRLGELHAKMDDCGRRLHDLDARSAHLEQEIQRESREGGATAGGPNPMWPEESVSAAKVELQSQEKQGEELEAELSEMNRALGKAESMLQSKQEELEELNKELRQCNLQQFIQQAGVLPAHSHSRTDLHELEQLELAALLQDGYRNGGLSLPPSESPPRPTAKQFLGHPRNLQNPLVSSLNPEVLTSREASWR, via the exons ATGGAGCTAAAGGTGTGGGTGGACGGAGTGGTGCGGGTCGTATGTGGCCTATCAGAGGAGACGTCCTGCCAGGATGTGGTCATCGCTCTTGCCCAAGCTATTG GTCAGACGGGTCGCTATGTTCTGATCCAGCGCCTCAGGGACAGTGAGAGGCAGCTGCTGGCCACAGAGAGGCCCCTGGAGTCCCTGGCCAAGCTGGGCCAACACGGCAACGAAGTCCAGTTCGTCCTGCGGAGGACCGGCCCCAGCAGCAGTGACGCCCCCGGGCCCCACCAGGACCGGCCCAGCCCTCTGACCCTTCCCAAACACCCGGAGCCAGAACTGCCCAAACGCACCCAGCCCAAGAAGTCCCTCACCTTCAACCTgggcccctccacctcccccagagCCAAGGTACGGAGGTCCCCACATgactccctccactcccccgaGCGGAGggcctcccccagccccgtCCCCCACCCGCCGTCCCCCAGCCCCTCGCCCCCGGCGGGCCCGTCCAAAGACGAGGTGTTCCGCCAGGTTCTCcagcagcaggagagactgAGGGCCATGGAGTCCCAGCTGGAGTCCCTGGAGAGGGAGTCCCGAGCCTGGGAGCGCCCCTCGCCggtcccctctgcctcccctgtGCCGGAGGCCCGActccaggaggagctggaggttcTGGATCAGGCGGTGCGGAGGAACCAGGCGGAGCTGGCCTACGAGCCGTtctgggaggaggagctgcGGGCCGAGGCGGAGAAGGAGCACGGGATGAAGAGGCGACTGGGGGAGCTCCACGCCAAGATGGACGACTGCGGGCGGCGACTCCACGACCTCGACGCGCGCTCCGCCCACCTGGAGCAGGAGATCCAACGGGAGAGCCGGGAGGGCGGGGCCACGGCTGGGGGGCCCAATCCGATGTGGCCCGAGGAGTCGGTGAGCGCCGCGAAGGTGGAGCTTCAGAGCCAGGAGAAGCAGGGCGAGGAGCTGGAGGCGGAGTTATCGGAGATGAACAGGGCTCTGGGGAAGGCGGAGTCTATGCTGCAg AGCaagcaggaggagctggaggagctgaacaAGGAGTTGAGGCAGTGTAACCTGCAGCAGTTCATCCAGCAGGCCGGGGTCCTGCCGGCTCACTCCCACTCCCGCACAGACCTCCACGAGCTGGAACAGCTGGAGCTGGCCGCCCTGCTGCAGGACGGCTACAGGAACGGAG GCCTGTCCCTGCCCCCGTCGGAGTCTCCTCCGCGGCCCACGGCCAAGCAGTTCCTGGGACACCCCCGCAACCTGCAGAACCCCCTGGTGTCCAGCCTGAACcctgagg TCTTGACATCCAGAGAAGCTTCATGGAGATAG